One part of the Arabidopsis thaliana chromosome 1 sequence genome encodes these proteins:
- a CDS encoding GTP-binding protein-like protein (GTP-binding protein-related; FUNCTIONS IN: GTP binding; INVOLVED IN: biological_process unknown; LOCATED IN: chloroplast, chloroplast stroma; EXPRESSED IN: 21 plant structures; EXPRESSED DURING: 13 growth stages; CONTAINS InterPro DOMAIN/s: Protein of unknown function DUF933 (InterPro:IPR013029), TGS-like (InterPro:IPR012676), GTP1/OBG (InterPro:IPR006073), Conserved hypothetical protein CHP00092 (InterPro:IPR004396), GTP-binding protein, HSR1-related (InterPro:IPR002917), Beta-grasp fold, ferredoxin-type (InterPro:IPR012675); BEST Arabidopsis thaliana protein match is: GTP binding (TAIR:AT1G30580.1); Has 18400 Blast hits to 18396 proteins in 3002 species: Archae - 377; Bacteria - 10244; Metazoa - 785; Fungi - 603; Plants - 304; Viruses - 0; Other Eukaryotes - 6087 (source: NCBI BLink).) has protein sequence MARAACSSVVTAMALLPSKSLLCRNQLLFSGNSKFVGVLTLQKRCFSSKVSMSLKAGIVGLPNVGKSTLFNAVVENGKAQAANFPFCTIEPNVGIVAVPDSRLQVLSKLSGSQKTVPASIEFVDIAGLVKGASQGEGLGNKFLSHIREVDSILQVVRCFEDNDIIHVNGKVDPKSDIDVINLELIFCDLDQIGKRIERLKKGKAKDSQSKVKEEAEKSALERIQEALLEGKPARSVALSDLEMEVVKHLCLLTMKPMIYVANVAETDLAEPEKNAYVEEVKGLSSDLQSGHVVVSAQVESELTELPLEERTEYLNSLGVSESGLGNLIRATYSLLGLQTYFTSGEKETRAWTIHAGMTAPQAAGVIHSDFEKGFIRAETVAYEDFVTAGSIAAAREKGLLRSEGKEYIVKEGDVMLFRFNV, from the exons ATGGCGAGAGCAGCTTGTAGCAGTGTCGTCACGGCTATGGCTTTGTTACCCTCTAAGTCTCTTCTCTGTAGAAACCAGTTATTATTCTCCGGTAATTCCAAGTTCGTCGGAGTTTTGACTCTCCAGAAGCGATGCTTTTCCTCCAAAGTAAGCATGAGTTTGAAAGCTGGTATCGTCGGTCTTCCTAACGTCGGAAAGTCTACTCTTTTTAACGCCGTC GTTGAGAATGGAAAGGCTCAAGCTGCTAATTTTCCCTTTTGTACGATTGAGCCTAATGTGGGTATTGTTGCTGTTCCTGATTCGCGTCTTCAAGTGCTTTCTAAACTTAGTGGTTCTCAGAAAACGGTTCCTGCTTCTATTGAGTTTGTGGACATTGCTGGTCTTGTCAAGGGTGCTAGTCAAGGCGAA ggtTTAGGCAATAAGTTCTTATCTCACATCAGAGAAGTTGATTCCATCCTCCAG GTGGTGAGATGTTTTGAGGACAATGACATTATTCATGTGAATGGTAAAGTTGATCCAAAGTCTGACATTGATGTCATCAATCTCGAGCTTATTTTCTGCGACTTAGATCAG ATTGGTAAAAGGATCGAGAGACTAAAGAAAGGGAAGGCTAAGGATTCACAATCCAAAGTCAAG GAGGAAGCTGAAAAATCTGCTTTGGAAAGAATTCAGGAAGCTCTTCTGGAAGGAAAACCTGCACGGTCAGTTGCATTGTCCGATCTCGAGATGGAAGTTGTAAAGCATCTCTGCTTGCTTACAATGAAACCTATGATCTACGTGGCAAATGTTGCTGAAACTGATCTTGCTGAGCCAGAGAAGAATGCTTACGTTGAAGAAGTGAAGGGTCTTTCTTCTGATTTGCAGTCCGGACATGTAGTTGTTTCAGCACAG GTTGAGTCAGAGCTAACCGAACTTCCTCTTGAAGAACGCACAGAATATTTGAACTCTCTTGGTGTCAGTGAAAGTGGCCTCGGGAACCTTATCAGGGCAACATACAGCCTGCTAGGTTTGCAGACATATTTCACTTCTGGTgaaaag GAAACAAGAGCATGGACAATACACGCTG GCATGACTGCACCACAAGCTGCTGGCGTCATTCATTCTGACTTTGAGAAAGGTTTTATTAGAGCTGAGACT GTTGCATATGAAGATTTTGTCACTGCTGGATCTATAGCAGCAGCAAGGGAGAAAGGACTT TTGAGATCAGAGGGTAAAGAGTACATTGTTAAAGAAGGAGATGTGATGCTTTTCCGCTTCAACGTATAG
- a CDS encoding Ribosomal protein L41 family (Ribosomal protein L41 family; FUNCTIONS IN: structural constituent of ribosome; INVOLVED IN: translation; LOCATED IN: ribosome; CONTAINS InterPro DOMAIN/s: Ribosomal protein L41 (InterPro:IPR007836); Has 35333 Blast hits to 34131 proteins in 2444 species: Archae - 798; Bacteria - 22429; Metazoa - 974; Fungi - 991; Plants - 531; Viruses - 0; Other Eukaryotes - 9610 (source: NCBI BLink).) yields MRAKWKKKRMRRLKRKRRKMRQRSK; encoded by the exons atgaGAGCGAAG tggaagaagaagcgcATGAGGAGATTAAAGAGGAAGCGTCGAAAGATGAGACAGCGATCCAAGTAG
- a CDS encoding RING/U-box protein (RING/U-box superfamily protein; FUNCTIONS IN: ubiquitin-protein ligase activity, RNA binding; INVOLVED IN: translation, protein ubiquitination; LOCATED IN: ubiquitin ligase complex; EXPRESSED IN: flower; EXPRESSED DURING: petal differentiation and expansion stage; CONTAINS InterPro DOMAIN/s: U box domain (InterPro:IPR003613); BEST Arabidopsis thaliana protein match is: HEAT/U-box domain-containing protein (TAIR:AT1G56040.1); Has 1736 Blast hits to 1665 proteins in 160 species: Archae - 8; Bacteria - 71; Metazoa - 346; Fungi - 21; Plants - 1033; Viruses - 3; Other Eukaryotes - 254 (source: NCBI BLink).) → MVKNSYVLFARLCVELPPLPSDESHGEITTVERQFLRNCQMELENLSLKTELPLVYVDESKYWRFIKTVRVLAEVFNNMKTTRTTRKSIIQVLMNPILPSERSTDAMNLFLSTIEKLADLQFSDEDFNQLFVSSRLDLQLENKYNDKVEVKLRKEAEDALARKIKEVVDLTERLLQVEALEHKHKAKLQLRTETETAVAIERDYMRWKAEIFESEFNNQLVLRRESEIALDKERKELEGIKNLLETCFTGQKNLKSQVITWKDKYDQGSSIRKEKEVALSTKKLELEIFKQLAGSYKQDADAMRQERDNALKTVQEIVDEQQPPPSFICPITQDVMKNPHMAADGFTYELEAIQKWINTGHRTSPMTNLKLSHFSFFPNRALRSAIEELGR, encoded by the exons ATGGTGAAAAACTCCTATGTATTATTCGCTCGTTTATGCGTAGAGCTTCCCCCTCTTCCATCAGATGAATCTCACGGCGAAATTACAACTGTAGAGAGACAGTTTTTGCGTAATTGTCAAATGGAGCTTGAAAACTTGTCCCTCAAAACAGAGCTACCACTTGTTTATGTTGATGAATCAAAATATTGGAGATTCATCAAAACTGTTAGGGTTTTGGCTGAGGTTTTTAACAATATGAAGACTACTCGAACAACACGGAAAAGTATCATTCAG GTGCTTATGAATCCCATCTTACCATCTGAGAGAAGCACCGATGCAATGAATTTATTTCTGTCCACCATTGAAAAACTAGCTGACTTGCAGTTTTCTGATGAAGATTTCAATCAGCTTTTTGTAAGTTCTCGG CTTGATTTACAGTTGGAGAATAAGTACAATGACAAAGTCGAAGTGAAGCTTAggaaagaagcagaagatgcACTTGCTAGAAAAATTAAGGAAGTAGTAGATTTGACGGAACGGTTACTTCAAGTCGAAGCCTTGGAGCACAAACATAAAGCAAAGTTGCAGCTTAGGACAGAAACTGAAACCGCGGTAGCCATAGAACGTGATTATATGCGTTGGAAGGCTGAAATTTTCGAGAGCGAATTCAACAATCAATTGGTACTCAGGAGAGAATCAGAAATTGCACTTgataaagaaaggaaagagCTGGAGGGTATTAAAAATCTGCTTGAAACTTGTTTCACAGGACAAAAGAACCTGAAATCGCAGGTGATAACATGGAAAGACAAGTACGACCAAGGGTCAAGTattaggaaagaaaaagaggttGCTCTTTCTACTAAGAAACTAGAACTCGAGATTTTCAAACAGCTAGCCGGATCGTACAAACAAGATGCAGATGCGATGCGACAAGAGAGAGACAATGCTCTCAAAACAGTACAAGAGATAGTGGACGAGCAACAACCTCCACCATCATTTATCTGCCCTATCACACAG GATGTCATGAAAAATCCACACATGGCTGCTGATGGATTCACATACGAATTAGAAGCTATTCAAAAATGGATTAACACAGGTCACAGGACGTCGCCGATGACTAATCTCAAACTTTCACATTTCAGCTTTTTCCCTAACCGAGCTCTCCGCTCTGCAATTGAGGAGTTGGGACGttga
- a CDS encoding HEAT/U-box protein (HEAT/U-box domain-containing protein; FUNCTIONS IN: ubiquitin-protein ligase activity, binding; INVOLVED IN: RNA metabolic process, protein ubiquitination; LOCATED IN: ubiquitin ligase complex; EXPRESSED IN: egg cell; CONTAINS InterPro DOMAIN/s: U box domain (InterPro:IPR003613), Armadillo-type fold (InterPro:IPR016024), MIF4G-like, type 3 (InterPro:IPR003890), MIF4-like, type 1/2/3 (InterPro:IPR016021); BEST Arabidopsis thaliana protein match is: RING/U-box superfamily protein (TAIR:AT1G56030.1); Has 48380 Blast hits to 31280 proteins in 1863 species: Archae - 590; Bacteria - 5184; Metazoa - 24219; Fungi - 3107; Plants - 3498; Viruses - 126; Other Eukaryotes - 11656 (source: NCBI BLink).) produces MVENSYVLFARLCVELFHELPPLPSDESHGDITTFERLFLRKCRIELENASPKTEHLPLVYVDETNYYRFIKTVRVLAEVYKNSKITETTRKSMIQVLMNPILPPERITDAMNLFRSIIGKLADFHFSDEKFNQLVRSSRVVELEGNYNEEVKLRKEAEDALAMKKEDVEMMEQLLESYKEEQGKLQLQAKALEHKLEAELRHRKETETLLAIERDRIEKVKIQLETVENEIDNTRLKAEEFERKYEGEMILRRESEIALEKEKKELEEVKLKLETYEREQENLSSEVRTWQDKYEQESSLRKLSEYALSREQEELQIVKGLLEFYNGEADAMREERDKALKTAKEQMEKRQPPSSFFCPITQEVMKDPHFAADGFTYEAESIRKWLSTGHQTSPMTNLRLSHLTLVPNRALRSAIEELV; encoded by the exons ATGGTGGAAAACTCCTATGTCTTATTCGCTCGTTTATGCGTAGAGCTTTTTCACGAGCTTCCTCCACTTCCATCAGATGAATCTCACGGCGATATTACAACTTTTGAGAGACTGTTCTTGCGCAAATGCAGAATTGAGCTTGAAAACGCATCCCCTAAAACAGAACATTTACCACTTGTTTATGTTGATGAAACAAACTATTACAGATTCATCAAAACCGTAAGGGTTTTAGCTGAAGTTTATAAGAATAGCAAGATCACAGAAACAACCCGGAAAAGTATGATTCAG GTGCTTATGAATCCCATCTTACCACCTGAGAGGATTACCGATGCGATGAATTTATTTCGGTCCATCATTGGAAAACTAGCTGACTTCCATTTTTCTGATGAAAAATTCAATCAGCTAGTTCGTAGTTCTCGG GTAGTAGAGTTGGAGGGAAATTACAATGAAGAAGTAAAGCTTAggaaagaagcagaagatgcACTTGCTATGAAAAAGGAAGATGTAGAGATGATGGAACAGTTGCTTGAGTCTTACAAGGAAGAACAAGGTAAATTGCAACTACAAGCTAAAGCCTTGGAGCACAAGCTTGAAGCAGAGTTGAGGCATaggaaagaaacagaaacctTGCTTGCCATAGAACGGGATAGGATAGAGAAGGTAAAGATTCAACTGGAAACtgttgaaaatgaaattgataATACGCGTTTGAAGGCTGAGGAGTTTGAAAGAAAGTACGAGGGTGAGATGATTCTCAGGAGAGAATCAGAGATTGCgctggagaaagaaaagaaagagttggaAGAAGTAAAGCTAAAGCTTGAAACCTACGAAAGAGAGCAAGAGAATCTGTCCTCAGAGGTCAGAACTTGGCAGGACAAGTACGAGCAAGAGTCGAGTCTTCGGAAACTAAGTGAGTATGCACTTTctagagaacaagaagagcTTCAGATAGTCAAAGGACTGCTAGAATTTTACAATGGAGAAGCAGATGCGATGCGGGAAGAGAGGGACAAAGCTCTCAAAACAGCAAAAGAGCAAATGGAAAAGCGTCAACCTCCGTCATCGTTTTTCTGCCCTATCACACAG GAGGTCATGAAAGATCCACACTTTGCTGCCGATGGATTCACATACGAAGCAGAATCTATTAGGAAATGGCTTAGCACAGGTCACCAGACGTCGCCGATGACAAATCTCCGACTTTCACATCTCACTCTTGTCCCTAACCGTGCTCTCCGCTCTGCGATTGAGGAGTTGGTTTGA
- a CDS encoding cysteine-rich/transmembrane domain protein B (unknown protein; BEST Arabidopsis thaliana protein match is: unknown protein (TAIR:AT2G32210.1); Has 180 Blast hits to 180 proteins in 22 species: Archae - 0; Bacteria - 0; Metazoa - 0; Fungi - 10; Plants - 170; Viruses - 0; Other Eukaryotes - 0 (source: NCBI BLink).) — protein MAQYHQQHEMKQTMAETQYVTAPPPMGYPVMMKDSPQTVQPPHEGQSKGSGGFLRGW, from the exons ATGGCTCAGTATCATCAACAGCATG AAATGAAGCAGACAATGGCAGAGACACAGTATGTGACAGCGCCGCCACCGATGGGTTACCCGGTGATGATGAAAGACTCTCCCCAAACTGTGCAGCCTCCTCATGAGGGTCAGAGCAAAGGCAGTGGTGGATTTTTACGTGGATGgtaa
- a CDS encoding cysteine-rich/transmembrane domain protein B: protein MAQYHQQHEMKQTMAETQYVTAPPPMGYPVMMKDSPQTVQPPHEGQSKGSGGFLRGCLAAMCCCCVLDCVF from the exons ATGGCTCAGTATCATCAACAGCATG AAATGAAGCAGACAATGGCAGAGACACAGTATGTGACAGCGCCGCCACCGATGGGTTACCCGGTGATGATGAAAGACTCTCCCCAAACTGTGCAGCCTCCTCATGAGGGTCAGAGCAAAGGCAGTGGTGGATTTTTACGTGGATG TTTGGCTGCAATGTGCTGCTGCTGCGTTTTGGATTGTGTCTTCTAG
- the LOS1 gene encoding Ribosomal protein S5/Elongation factor G/III/V family protein, whose product MVKFTADELRRIMDYKHNIRNMSVIAHVDHGKSTLTDSLVAAAGIIAQEVAGDVRMTDTRADEAERGITIKSTGISLYYEMTDESLKSFTGARDGNEYLINLIDSPGHVDFSSEVTAALRITDGALVVVDCIEGVCVQTETVLRQALGERIRPVLTVNKMDRCFLELQVDGEEAYQTFSRVIENANVIMATYEDPLLGDVQVYPEKGTVAFSAGLHGWAFTLTNFAKMYASKFGVVESKMMERLWGENFFDPATRKWSGKNTGSPTCKRGFVQFCYEPIKQIIATCMNDQKDKLWPMLAKLGVSMKNDEKELMGKPLMKRVMQTWLPASTALLEMMIFHLPSPHTAQRYRVENLYEGPLDDQYANAIRNCDPNGPLMLYVSKMIPASDKGRFFAFGRVFAGKVSTGMKVRIMGPNYIPGEKKDLYTKSVQRTVIWMGKRQETVEDVPCGNTVAMVGLDQFITKNATLTNEKEVDAHPIRAMKFSVSPVVRVAVQCKVASDLPKLVEGLKRLAKSDPMVVCTMEESGEHIVAGAGELHLEICLKDLQDDFMGGAEIIKSDPVVSFRETVCDRSTRTVMSKSPNKHNRLYMEARPMEEGLAEAIDDGRIGPRDDPKIRSKILAEEFGWDKDLAKKIWAFGPETTGPNMVVDMCKGVQYLNEIKDSVVAGFQWASKEGPLAEENMRGICFEVCDVVLHSDAIHRGGGQVIPTARRVIYASQITAKPRLLEPVYMVEIQAPEGALGGIYSVLNQKRGHVFEEMQRPGTPLYNIKAYLPVVESFGFSSQLRAATSGQAFPQCVFDHWEMMSSDPLEPGTQASVLVADIRKRKGLKEAMTPLSEFEDKL is encoded by the exons ATG GTGAAGTTTACAGCTGATGAGCTTCGAAGGATTATGGACTACAAACACAACATCCGTAATATGTCTGTTATTGCTCATGTCGACCACG GGAAATCCACTCTTACTGATTCTTTGGTTGCTGCTGCTGGTATCATTGCCCAAGAGGTTGCTGGTGATGTTCGTATGACTGATACCAGAGCTGATGAGGCTGAACGTGGTATCACTATCAAGTCCACTGGTATTTCTCTCTACTACGAGATGACTGATGAATCCTTGAAGAGTTTCACTGGAGCCAGAGACGGAAACGAGTACCTCATCAATCTTATTGATTCACCTGGGCACGTTGACTTTTCTTCTGAGGTTACTGCTGCTCTCCGTATTACTGATGGTGCTCTTGTGGTGGTCGACTGCATTGAGGGTGTGTGTGTTCAGACTGAGACTGTTCTACGTCAGGCTCTTGGTGAGAGGATTCGACCTGTCTTGACTGTCAACAAGATGGACAGGTGTTTCCTTGAGCTTCAGGTTGATGGTGAGGAGGCTTACCAGACTTTCTCGAGGGTTATTGAGAACGCTAATGTCATCATGGCTACATACGAGGATCCTCTCCTTGGTGATGTTCAGGTTTACCCAGAGAAGGGAACTGTGGCGTTTTCTGCTGGTCTCCATGGATGGGCGTTTACACTGACCAACTTCGCCAAGATGTATGCTTCCAAGTTCGGTGTTGTTGAATCTAAGATGATGGAGAGGCTCTGGGGTGAGAATTTCTTTGACCCTGCCACCAGGAAGTGGAGTGGCAAAAACACTGGTTCCCCGACCTGCAAGCGTGGGTTTGTTCAGTTCTGCTATGAACCCATCAAGCAAATTATTGCTACTTGCATGAATGACCAGAAGGATAAGTTGTGGCCTATGTTGGCGAAGCTTGGTGTCTCAatgaagaatgatgagaagGAGCTTATGGGTAAACCTCTAATGAAGCGTGTTATGCAGACTTGGCTCCCTGCAAGTACTGCACTACTTGAGATGATGATCTTTCATTTGCCATCTCCCCACACTGCCCAGAGGTACCGTGTTGAGAATCTGTATGAAGGTCCTCTTGATGATCAGTATGCAAATGCCATCAGGAACTGTGACCCCAATGGACCTCTCATGCTCTACGTATCCAAGATGATTCCAGCCTCTGACAAGGGTAGATTCTTTGCCTTCGGTCGTGTCTTTGCTGGTAAGGTTTCTACTGGTATGAAGGTCAGAATCATGGGTCCCAACTATATCCCTGGTGAGAAGAAGGATCTGTACACTAAGAGTGTTCAGAGGACTGTCATTTGGATGGGTAAGAGGCAAGAGACAGTGGAGGATGTCCCTTGTGGTAACACTGTTGCTATGGTTGGGCTGGATCAGTTCATCACCAAGAATGCTACATTGACTAATGAGAAGGAAGTTGATGCTCACCCCATTCGTGCTATGAAGTTTTCTGTGTCTCCTGTTGTTCGTGTTGCTGTTCAGTGTAAGGTTGCGTCTGACCTTCCCAAGTTGGTTGAGGGTCTCAAGAGGTTGGCCAAGTCTGATCCTATGGTTGTGTGTACAATGGAGGAATCAGGTGAGCACATTGTTGCTGGTGCAGGAGAACTCCATCTTGAGATTTGTCTTAAGGATCTTCAGGATGATTTCATGGGTGGTGCTGAAATTATCAAGTCAGACCCTGTGGTCTCCTTCCGTGAGACAGTTTGTGATAGATCTACTCGCACAGTTATGAGTAAGTCTCCTAACAAGCATAACCGTCTGTACATGGAAGCAAGACCCATGGAGGAAGGTCTAGCTGAGGCTATTGATGATGGACGTATTGGCCCAAGGGATGACCCTAAGATCAGATCCAAGATCTTGGCTGAGGAGTTTGGATGGGACAAGGATCTTGCAAAGAAGATCTGGGCTTTTGGACCTGAAACCACAGGGCCTAACATGGTTGTCGATATGTGTAAGGGAGTTCAGTACCTTAACGAAATCAAGGATTCAGTTGTTGCTGGTTTCCAGTGGGCGTCCAAGGAAGGTCCTCTTGCTGAAGAGAACATGAGAGGTATCTGTTTTGAGGTATGTGATGTGGTGCTTCACTCTGATGCCATCCACAGAGGAGGTGGTCAGGTTATCCCCACAGCCAGAAGGGTCATATACGCTTCCCAGATCACAGCTAAGCCCAGACTTTTGGAGCCGGTTTACATGGTTGAGATCCAGGCACCAGAGGGAGCTCTTGGAGGAATCTACAGTGTGCTGAATCAGAAGCGTGGACACGTGTTCGAGGAGATGCAGAGGCCAGGAACTCCCTTGTACAACATCAAGGCATACCTGCCTGTTGTGGAGTCTTTCGGATTCTCAAGTCAGCTTAGGGCAGCAACCTCAGGACAGGCATTCCCACAGTGTGTGTTTGATCATTGGGAAATGATGTCTTCTGACCCTCTTGAGCCAGGTACTCAGGCTTCAGTTTTGGTGGCTGATATCAGGAAGAGGAAGGGATTGAAGGAAGCGATGACTCCACTATCTGAGTTCGAAGACAAGCTTTAA